atttttgcttataatccacagactcaaactttttcttactggaatctgactttctacactcattggcaaaatgccctgccaagccacatttgaaacatttgaattttgactaaTCCACCAggtttctatttggcttggtttgctccaaagttcttcttgaacttgaacttggcaaatctcctggaaagaaattctaggtgctcatcaatgtcctccatgtcatcttggctcaatgaatcttcactttctactgcaagccccttgcccttgttctcacagatctttgaagttgattcaacagcttccatcttcacttccttctccttttccaactcagcaactagtgcaatggatcctcctttgttctttcctctctccatcctttcatcctgctctatttcaagctcataggttttcaggatgccatacagtctctccaaagtaaactccttataatcttgtgagtttcttaatgagactgtcattggtttccattcctttggaagagatctaaggaatttcatattagagtctttagtctgatagactctcccatacaacttaagagcatttagtagtttttgaaatctactaaaaatgtcagtgagagactcactttcctcattgtcaaaatgctcatattgctgaatcaagagctgcatcttattttctctaacttgctcagtgccatcacagattatctgtatagtatcccagacttccttggcagttttgcagttgatgatgttgtcaaacatttctgcatcaactccattaaacagaatattcatggcctttttatccttcctgacttgttcaatgtcaggatcaggccattcatgccttggcttgggaactgatggctcgtttcctgttgcagctctcattggaacatgagggcctctttctatgcagtccacataggcctcatcttgaaaaagcatatgaagatgcatcgttagcttccaatgatggtaattatctttatctagaaaaggaatcttgactccaacatccttcttgttcatcttgctgaattgttttgatctttaaactatttgttgattaagagcttgctctgataccaattgttagtcccttaacaatatagcaagaattgtagaaggggggttgaatggaattcttgaacctttttcttaaaataaaaatgttcaaactcgaatacaaatataagtgttttgattagcacaatgcggaataaaaacttaagtgaatcaaaacataagtacttaaaaacaagagtctttaaaaactttctggtggatttaaacaattccaccagagatatatattatatcgagagaactctgtgtgcaagaatgctcacagctgcctacaaatttgaactactgagaatacagagaaatgctaataattctgcttacaaatgtttctcactttttgtatctcagatctttttttctatttactacttcttggtttatatattaccaagattacaaagtcaaaagatagaatcattataaaaactatcgggtctaatgctttaTTACTTTGTTCGCTATTACCcggttaataggcttcctcattccatttgcatacatcccgacgcatgtgacccgttgtcactgtcaactgatgtttgaattatTTATCCATTGAATACATGAttatccgtcgactttatgatcatccgttgatggtttcATTGATCATCGGTCGACTGCTATATAAAACATCagttgatagccatttgatcatccgtcgatggctttgttaatcatccgtcggtagctattttggcacttgacttcaatttatatatgcagaattacaagacatcatctatgtacaattaatcaacctattctgcatatctagttaaagtcaacatgacttatatgctactacagaatttatacaaaggtgtatacagaaatgtgctacagactcattattacataagctactcactcgatggataataagttatcatccgtcgggactataataagttatccgtcgggactataattcttatccgtcgagtgctacattatttcactaagtaaaatctacttaggtgttttgtttatgaaatcatcaagtacacaacatatgcacaacagaaGACTTGGTTATAAGGAAAGTTGAAGCATTGGGAGTACGACAGAAAGGAAAGTGATAGCTATGGGCCCAATATGGCCCAACAAACGAAGGCCCATTAGAAAACCATACTACTGGGCCGAAGGCCCCACAGGACCATGAACCGAAGCCCATAGAGCTCCACAGGCCGAGGCCCATCATTCCTCCATCCGTTGGAATTGGGAAATCATAACTCCCCTTTTTCCCTCCTCTTCATTATTGAGATGTAACGGACGGACATTCATTACAATTTTGGGTATAAAACCCCTAAGAAAGTAAGATAAATGATAAAACACTCATTCTCTCACACTCTCTATTTTTTTGTATTCCCAAAACCCACTTTGCATCcagattcttattctcacaccggaggtaaATCGGGGGGACAATACCTCACATTCTCTTCTTTTTCAGGTAGAAACCGAAGGCAGCTTAACGGAGGCCGAAGGCCGTTCTTGCGGTATGAAAAAGATCTGGGCGATTTGGCGCCGTTTATGGGACATACAAGAATCACAAATGAGATATTGAGATTATGACAAACACACTTCATGAACACTCACCACCACCTGGTTTCACTTCTCACGACGGGGAACAGACATCCTCCTTGGTGGACGCCGATGGAGTCATCAAGTTGACTCCCGAAGAGGAGGTTTTGCTCCTCAAGATCCGTGTAAAAACATTAGCTATGGAGAAGGGCAAAGTAAAAGATGACCAAGTTGAGAAAGAAGCGGAGGCCCGAGCGAAGCGGAGAGAGGCCGATGCGTTGCGGCTGAAAGCCCTATAGCACCAGAGAAAAGAAATTAAGCTACAGGAGAAAGCACTGTGCAAAGCACTCCAGGATGATGAGCCAGAAACAAAACCCAGGAAAGAGCGGAGGGGTATGATGAAGGAGGCGAGTCTGACTCCGATTCAGACCCAAGAAAGAAGAGGATGAAACAACATTTTTCATCTGATTCAAATAAAGAACTTGATGGTCCTGAATCAGTCTAAGTTGCCTGGAAAAGGCCATGTTTGGTGACAAGAGGGTGGATCAAGAACCGATTGTGATGGAAGAGATCGAGCAGTGCAGACCTCCCCGGGGCGAGGAGAGGCAGTTCCCAAAGATGAGCAAGTTTAGTGTAAAGGGTGATCAAGAGGACCACTGTGAAAAGTATGAATTACTGATGATTGGGATGGGGCATAATGACATCATGCTCTACAAAATGTTCAAGACTTACTTGAAGGGATCGGCTTCGATGTGGTATAAGTCCCTCAATCCTAGGTCCATCGGATCATATGAGCAATTGAAGAGAAAGTTCATGAAGTACTACTCACACCTGTGTCAGAAGGCGAAGGATACTGAGGCCTTGGTCTACTGTAGGCAGAGGGCGAACTAGGAACTGGGGGATTATTTGGCTCGATTCAAGAAGGAAGCTGGAATGGTCACAAACCTGGACAGAGTCAAGGCTATGGGCTTCCTTACGGCGGGGCTGGATCCCTATAAAGGTAAAAAGCTTCGCTCCTCTCTTTACTATTTTCCCCCAAATCCTTAAATACTATATATATGAGGGGTGAGAATATTCAGAGGAAAATGGAAAGTATTGGGGGCTACAAAGATTTCTGAGGGGATGACCGATGGAAGAGAGCATAAAGATATGAAAGCTCGAGATCTTGGAATGACCGAAGGGATATTagaaaagaaggaagaaaggAAACTGACCGCATGGCTGAACTGTGCCGGGATAGAGATTCAGATGTATTCACCCCTCTGAATGCACCAATCTCCTAGATTCTCCATGAAAGTCCCAAACCACAAATAGAACACCGACTAGTACTGTGATTATCACAGAGATAAAAGGCATAATACTATTGAGTGCTACCATCTCAAGAAGCTTATCGAACGGATGATCAAAGAAGGCGAACTCAATCAGTTCGTCCAAGATCTGAGATACAGACTGGGGCCGAAGGACAATCAAAAAGAACCAGAAGCTGAGGAGCCTGAACGAAGAGACATGATAAGGGGTGAGGAGAAGACAATATTTGGGGGCAGTGTACAACCACTATCAGTTCGGCCAGGAGAAACCTCACATGTCCATGACCTTCAGCACAAAAGATTATGAGGATGTCATTCACCCACATGAGGACCCCATCATCATCAACCCTCTCATTGGGCAACAAAATTTTGAAGGTGCTTAAGAACACTGGCAGCTCGGCCAACATCCTGTTTCATAAAACTTATTATAAGATGAACCTGGATGGAGAACAACTAGAGCTCTGCAACGAAGCACCTCTTTGCGCCTTCGGAGGGCACCCAATACAGTTTGAAGGTACGATCACTCTTCCCgttcttttgagataatttccaTACACTGTTGAAAAGCCGACAAATTTCTACGTGGTTCAGATTGAGAGTTCATATAATGCCATTCTGGGAAGGCTGTTCCGGTCAACCTTCGAGGCAGTGGAGTCTAAACCCAATCTCAAACTCAAGTTCCCAACTGAGAAAGAGGTAGGAGAGATGAGGGGCGCTCCGAAAACTGCCCGAATAATCATGCTAATCATGCTAGAAGACTTAGAAAAAGATCGGGCCTATGAAAAGCCATATGAACGTGTAAAAAAAGATTCGAGGCCAAATCTTGTGGAAGCTGAGAAACCCTGAACATTGAATTGGAGAAATTCGGGGCGGATCTTTCAAGTCAGATCATCGAACCAACCGCCGAAGTTGAGAAGTTGAATTATATACGGGACATTCAGGAAAAATGGTCCGAATTGGGAGAAACATGGAGAATGATCTGAAATAAAAGGTTATTGCAGTGATTCGACAGTACCATGATGTGTTTGCATGGGGTCCAGATGACATGCCTAGTTTGGATCCCAAGACGGCTAAGCATTGCCTTAATGTGCAGCCTGAGGCCAAACCAGTGAAGCAAAAGTAAAGAACCTTTGCAGATGAATGACAGAAGGTAATTGAGGCCGAATTTGAGAAGCTGTTGGAGGCTAAGTTTATAAAGGAAATTGATATCCTGACTGGTTGGCTAACGTGGTGGGTCGTTAAAAAATtcaatggaaagtggaggatgtgcgtGGACTACACGGATCTCAACAAGACTTGTCCGAAGGACCACTACCCCCTGCCCAACATTGACCAACTGATAGACGCTATGGTCGGATACTAGGTACTTAATTTTCTTGATGCTTTTTTTGGTTATCATTAAATTTCCATGAACGACAAGGATGTGCCCAAGACAGCGTTCATAACTTTGAAAGGGACTTATGCTTTTATCAAAATGCCCTTCGGACTTTATAACGCTGGAGCCACATTCTAGCGAATGGTGAACAAAGTGTTCAAAGAGCAGATTGGCCAGAATATGGAGGCTTACATTGACTACATTATCATAAAATCCTTGTTCCAAGATCATGCCGAAGATTTGAGAGAATGCTTTAAAACCCTCCGAAGGAAAAAAATGAGGATAAATCTGAACAAGTGCACATTCGGCGTTGCGAGTGGAAAATTTATAGGTTACATGGTCAGTGCCCGTGGGATAGAGGCGAATCTGGAGAAAATTAAAGCAGTTATCAACATGGAGGCTCCTAAATGCATCAGGGACATCTAAAAGTTGATCGGTCGACTCGCAGCCCTTCGACGCTTCATCTCTAGATCAGCCGAGAAAGCGCTCTCTTTATTTTCTGTGCTTAAGGGGTCGAAAAATTTTGAGTGGGGGACCAAATATGAAAAGGCATTTGAAGAAGTGAAAAAATATCTCACTAAGGCACCACTCTTAATGAGGCCTGATCTGAAGGAAACACTTTAGCTCTATTTAGCTGTGTCTGACCGAATACTGGGGCGGTACTTGTAAAAATCATGAGGGGAACCAACATCCTATTTTCTACTTATCTCATGTGCTTAAGGATGCAGAAACAAGGTACCCTAACACCGAAAAATACTCATATGGGTTGGTCATGGCCTCCCGAAAATTGTGTCATTATTTTCAAGGCCGAATAGTTCAAATTATCACCGACCAGCCATTGAAGAAAATTTTAACAAGGCCGGGGGTTTCGGGAAGAGCCGTAGCTTGGTGCATCAAGCTGGGGGAATACGACCTGGAGTTCATCCCCTGAACGACAATTAAAGCTCAAGTTTTGGCAGATTTCATGGTCAAATGTACCTTCTTTGGGCCAAAGGATCTTACACCAGAGGAACAACTCATTCAGACCCCGGGCAAATGGAAGCTTTTTATAGACGGATCAGTCACCGGGAAAAAGTGTAAGTTCAGTTTAATCCTCTCTAGCCCCGACGGGTTTGAAATATGCCAGGCTATAAGGTTTAATTTCCCCCTCACCAATAACGAAGCAGAAAACAAAGCCCTCCTAGCAGGAATGAAGTTGGCCTGAAGCTTCAAGGTGAAGCACTTGAGGGCGTTTAGTGACTCCATGTTGGTAGTCAAGCACTTCTCGGGAGAATATGAACAATGCGATCCTCGTACAAAGGCTTACGTCGCTAAGGTAAAAGAATCTTCTTAATCATTTAAAACTTTTGAGTTGAGTCATATAGGTGGAGAAATCAATAGTCGGGTGGATGCCCTATCCTGGCTAGCTTCAGCTGAGACACAGAGCTTGACCGATTATATCTATCTCACCGAAGCCAAGACACCTTCGATCGAAAAGAAAGATTGCCTTGAGATACACCAAGGCGCCGACTGGATGACCCATATTCGAAATTTCCTAGAAAAGGGAATCCTCCCACTGGACCGAAAGGAAGCCCTAAAAGTGAAGTACAGGGCATCAAGCTACAAAATTATCAAGGAATAATGTATCGTCGGTCGCTCAGTCAACCCCTCTTAAGGTGCTTAAATATTAAAGATCAACATCAGGCCTTAGAAGCGGTGCACGAGGGGATCTGTGGAGAGCATCTGGCCGGTCGGTCTCTCGCCTTTAAGATCCTTCGGAAAGGATTCTTTTGACCGACTTTGTGAGCCGACATGAGTAAATATGCAAATAAGTGCAAACAATGTTAGTTATTTGCCACAGTTCCGAAGCAACCTCCCGAAGAAAAGACTTCTGTCCTCAGCCCCATCCCGTTCGTTATGTGGGCTATAGATATAGATGGTATCCTCCCTACCAGCACCAGGCAGGCAAACTACTGCATAATCACCATTGAATACATGACCAAGTGGGTCAAAGCCAGGTCGTTATCCGCCATAACCGAAAAGGCGGCCAAAAAGTTCTTTCTGGAGCAAATCATTCTCAGGTTCGGGATTCTGAAAGTTTATGTCTcggacaatggaacacagttcatTGGGAATAAATTCCAAAGGTTCGTGCACACCCTCATGGGAATGGAGCGATTGAAGTTGCAAACAAGATAATCTTTCAAGGGATCAAGAAAAGGCTAGGTGATGCCGAGGGAAGATGGGCCAAAGAGCTACCCTGGGTCTTGTGGGCTTACCGAACAACGCCCAGGTCTTCCACCGGGGAAACTCCTTTCAGGCTAGCATCTGGAACGGACGCCTTGGTTCCGGTTGAAGTGGGCCTGGAGTCTTACATAAATAAAGTCTACAATGTGGAAATCAACAACTTTGGACTAAGGGCAAATGTGGATTTGTTAGAAGAAGAAAGGGAGGTTGCCCACAAAAGGAACATAAAATACCTACTACAGGCAGCCCAATACTATGATTTAGGAATAAAAAAGAGGTCATTCAGCATTGGAGATTTTGTCCTACGAGAACTAGCCGCATCCATACCGACAAGGCAAGGGAAACTTCAGCCAAACTGGGAGGGGCCTTACAAAATGATCGTGATCGTTCTCCCGGGGACGTACATGATGGAAATATTGGCTGGCGAAGCCATCAAGAATACCTGGCATGCTAGCCGCCTTCGTAAATTTTATCAGTAAGGAAAATTTCTCTTATTCCTTGTTTGTACCTCATTTTGAATTCAATATGAAAAGTGTAATATCTTAATGATCAAATAAAAATACATTTCCTTTGCACGGATTTATTACTTGAAATTACGATCAACAGAGCGGGCGAACGAGTATTATCTATGGGCGATCCCAAAGAAGATAAACCATTCGCCCGCCCCCTTTGACAAAAGGGCAAATGAATATTATCTAGGGGAAACCCTAAATAGAATAATATCCTTCACCCTATAAATAGAATTTAATTATAAAGAGGATGTAAAAAGAAGACGAAATTGATGAAGGAACGAAGAATGCCTTGTCCAGGGGAGATCCCAAAGAAGACAAGCCCTTCATCCTCAAATCTCACATAAATTTTTACAAGTAGACCTCGAGAGCGAAGAAGGCCTCGTCTAGGGGCGATCCTGAAGAAAACGAGCCCTTTCCCCTTCTAGGCTAAGTCATGCTTTAAAATTTATAAGTCTTGTTTAATTTTTTACAAGTACTATTTTTCACCAATGGAGCGAAGGAGGACACGCCTAGGGGAAACCCAAAGAAGACCATCCCCTTATTCCTTCGCCCAAAAGGTCATAACCTCTTCAGTGTTAATGGCCCGAGGTTCCCTTCGGGTTAGGCCTTCCCATTTAACACTCGGGGCCGAAAACGGACATTGCACTGAGAACTGCTAAGGCAAAAACAAAGCCAAAGATGCATAAACACTACGCAGAAATTGCTTAGGCAAAAATAA
This sequence is a window from Apium graveolens cultivar Ventura chromosome 9, ASM990537v1, whole genome shotgun sequence. Protein-coding genes within it:
- the LOC141685339 gene encoding uncharacterized protein LOC141685339; the protein is MNLDGEQLELCNEAPLCAFGGHPIQFEVPKQPPEEKTSVLSPIPFVMWAIDIDGILPTSTRQVRAHPHGNGAIEVANKIIFQGIKKRLGDAEGRWAKELPWVLWAYRTTPRSSTGETPFRLASGTDALVPVEVGLESYINKVYNVEINNFGLRANVDLLEEEREVAHKRNIKYLLQAAQYYDLGIKKRSFSIGDFVLRELAASIPTRQGKLQPNWEGPYKMIVIVLPGTYMMEILAGEAIKNTWHASRLRKFYQ